The following coding sequences are from one uncultured Cohaesibacter sp. window:
- a CDS encoding TVP38/TMEM64 family protein, protein MTDQTNHISQSRLAVSHFKKWGPLFCLLTLMLFGFTQGWYAYFSLDSLVQNRSTLSAFVSNHYLLALLSYGLVYALAVALSFPGASFLTIVGGLLFGWMIGGIFTVLAATAGASIVFIAARSAFGSSLRARAGSFTSRFTDGFIEDAFSYLLFLRLVPLFPFWLVNIVPALFKVPLPTYLSATLIGILPGTFAYALVGSGLDSIIDAQIAVNPGCSSQSNCSLSLDTGSILTRELLAAFVAMGVVSLLPPILKRWKNRTKSGAGNQT, encoded by the coding sequence ATGACCGATCAGACCAATCACATAAGCCAAAGCCGACTGGCGGTAAGTCACTTCAAAAAGTGGGGGCCTCTCTTTTGCCTCCTTACCTTGATGCTGTTCGGATTTACCCAAGGGTGGTACGCCTATTTCTCACTGGATTCCCTTGTGCAAAATCGTAGCACATTGTCCGCTTTTGTAAGCAATCACTATTTGTTGGCGCTGCTCTCCTATGGTCTGGTTTATGCTTTGGCAGTGGCCTTGTCGTTCCCCGGAGCCAGTTTTCTCACGATCGTCGGAGGACTGTTGTTCGGTTGGATGATTGGCGGCATTTTTACCGTTTTGGCAGCAACGGCAGGCGCCAGCATTGTGTTCATTGCTGCAAGATCAGCCTTTGGCTCGTCTCTACGCGCTCGCGCAGGGAGCTTCACATCCCGCTTCACCGACGGTTTCATCGAGGACGCCTTCAGCTACCTTTTATTCCTGCGCCTTGTGCCACTGTTTCCCTTTTGGCTCGTCAATATTGTTCCAGCCTTGTTCAAAGTGCCACTGCCAACCTATCTGTCGGCAACCTTGATCGGGATCCTGCCAGGGACCTTTGCCTATGCGCTTGTCGGATCGGGGCTGGACAGCATCATTGACGCCCAGATCGCCGTTAACCCCGGTTGTTCCTCTCAGTCAAATTGCTCGCTGTCGCTGGACACCGGTTCGATCCTGACAAGAGAATTACTCGCCGCATTTGTTGCCATGGGGGTGGTATCCCTCCTGCCCCCAATTCTCAAGAGATGGAAAAATCGAACCAAATCGGGTGCTGGCAACCAAACATAA
- a CDS encoding FAD-dependent oxidoreductase: MSETISADICVIGAGSGGLSVAAAAAVFGEKVVLLEKGKMGGDCLNTGCVPSKALIAAAKYAQSMRKANRFGISSVEPRVDFQAVHDHIEAVIRDIAPNDSVERFEGLGVTVINKAARFKDARTVITDDEETEIKARAYVIATGSSPAMPPIEGIETIRYLTNESIFSLTEKPDRLVIIGGGPVGAELAQAHHRLGTEVILLEAQGVLSREDPECASLVVDQLRLEGVIVHEGITITSIEPGTDPEGNPFGAKLHVSLGSEDQANAGSNNQAVIEASHLLVATGRRPNIEHLGLDEANIRYTERGIEVKPTLRTSNKRVYAIGDVTGGMQFTHVAGYHAGLVVRNILFKMGAKEDLAILPRVTFTDPELAHVGYSEEQAREKFKSVRVLRWSYGENDRAQAERETTGFIKVITNRKGTVLSASIVGANAGEIINMWALIVSQKMNIKAITSYISPYPTYSEIGRRAAISYFEDLPDRPAIRRVISVLKKFG; this comes from the coding sequence ATGAGCGAAACAATCAGTGCAGACATCTGTGTGATCGGAGCGGGATCCGGCGGGCTTTCCGTGGCCGCTGCTGCTGCGGTATTTGGCGAGAAAGTTGTCTTGCTGGAAAAAGGCAAAATGGGCGGCGATTGCCTTAATACCGGCTGCGTGCCGTCCAAAGCGCTGATTGCTGCGGCCAAATATGCGCAATCCATGCGCAAGGCAAACCGGTTCGGCATCAGCTCGGTTGAACCGCGGGTCGATTTTCAAGCCGTACATGATCACATTGAAGCTGTCATCCGGGACATTGCACCCAACGATTCGGTTGAACGGTTCGAGGGGCTTGGCGTCACCGTGATCAACAAGGCCGCCCGCTTCAAGGATGCGCGCACGGTTATCACGGACGACGAAGAAACAGAGATAAAGGCGCGCGCCTATGTGATCGCAACAGGGTCTTCGCCTGCAATGCCGCCAATCGAAGGTATTGAGACTATTCGATATCTGACAAATGAGTCCATTTTCTCGCTCACCGAGAAGCCAGATCGTCTGGTCATCATTGGCGGAGGTCCCGTCGGAGCTGAACTTGCTCAGGCTCACCACAGATTGGGGACGGAGGTCATTTTGCTGGAAGCCCAAGGCGTTCTTTCACGCGAGGATCCGGAATGCGCGTCACTGGTGGTTGACCAGCTAAGGCTCGAAGGTGTGATCGTTCATGAAGGAATTACGATAACCAGCATAGAGCCCGGCACCGATCCGGAAGGAAATCCTTTCGGGGCGAAGCTGCATGTTTCTCTTGGCTCTGAAGACCAAGCCAATGCTGGCAGCAATAATCAGGCGGTTATCGAGGCCAGCCATCTGCTGGTTGCCACTGGTAGAAGGCCCAATATCGAGCATCTCGGCCTTGATGAAGCGAACATCCGATACACCGAACGGGGCATCGAGGTCAAACCCACGCTCAGAACCAGCAACAAACGTGTTTACGCTATTGGGGATGTAACGGGTGGTATGCAATTTACCCATGTTGCGGGCTATCACGCAGGCCTTGTTGTCCGCAATATTCTCTTCAAGATGGGTGCCAAGGAGGATTTGGCCATCCTGCCCCGCGTGACCTTCACCGATCCGGAACTTGCCCATGTCGGCTACAGCGAGGAGCAAGCCCGAGAGAAATTCAAATCAGTCCGCGTATTGCGATGGTCTTATGGCGAGAATGACCGCGCTCAGGCCGAACGGGAAACTACCGGCTTCATAAAAGTCATCACCAACAGAAAGGGCACCGTATTGAGTGCATCGATTGTCGGGGCCAATGCTGGTGAGATTATCAATATGTGGGCGCTGATCGTTTCTCAGAAGATGAACATCAAGGCAATTACGAGCTATATTTCACCTTACCCGACCTATTCCGAAATCGGGCGCAGAGCGGCTATCAGCTATTTTGAGGATTTGCCGGACAGGCCAGCCATTCGACGCGTTATTTCGGTTCTGAAAAAATTCGGTTAG
- the arfB gene encoding alternative ribosome rescue aminoacyl-tRNA hydrolase ArfB gives MSDRIFIKEGLSLDTDELEERFIRASGPGGQNVNKVSTAVELRFDVRKSPSLPPYIKANLRRQASHLMTQDGILVMQVQTHRTQARNREEAIERLVALIEKAAYRPKRRIATKPTKASKTRRMDSKTKRGAIKKLRSSKNFD, from the coding sequence ATGTCTGATCGCATCTTCATCAAGGAAGGTTTGAGCCTTGACACAGATGAACTGGAGGAGCGCTTTATCCGTGCTTCCGGCCCCGGTGGTCAGAATGTGAACAAGGTGTCCACTGCTGTGGAATTGCGCTTTGATGTGCGCAAGTCCCCGTCTCTGCCTCCCTACATCAAAGCCAATCTCAGGCGGCAGGCTTCCCATTTGATGACACAGGACGGCATTCTGGTCATGCAGGTTCAAACCCATCGCACGCAGGCAAGAAATCGGGAAGAAGCCATAGAACGCCTAGTAGCCCTTATCGAAAAAGCGGCCTACAGACCCAAGAGGCGCATTGCGACCAAACCAACAAAGGCCAGCAAGACAAGGCGCATGGATAGCAAGACAAAGCGCGGTGCAATCAAAAAGCTGCGGTCATCGAAGAATTTTGACTGA
- a CDS encoding YifB family Mg chelatase-like AAA ATPase — MVSHVQTVSFQGIAATPVDVQVHVASGLPAFTIVGLPDKAVGESRERVRAALSASGLSLPPKRITINLAPADLPKEGSHFDLPIALGLMAAIGAIPADCLDAYTVLGELSLDGRLAAVVGALPAAIAANAEERGLICPLECGPEAAWADPDMDILAPDSLISLANHFKGSQVLSRPRASIRSQNDLSLDLRDIKGQEMAKRALEVTAAGGHNMLMVGPPGSGKSMLAARLPTILPPLSPAELLDVSMIHSIAGLLPSGQLSAVRPFRSPHHSASMAAMVGGGMRAKPGEVALAHNGILFLDELPEFSPQVLDSLRQPIESGEAIIARANHRVTYPARFQLIAAMNPCRCGHAGEPGYVCKRGPRCAADYQARISGPLLDRFDLRIEVPAVSATDLMLPASKEGSEEVGARVRQARKVQKERYLALGADNVNTNAQCPASLIEHICELKGEARTLLAHAAQTMALSARGYHRVLKLARTLADLAGKDQPGSEEIAEALGYRVATPSLVV, encoded by the coding sequence ATGGTGTCTCACGTTCAAACGGTTTCCTTCCAAGGCATCGCGGCAACACCTGTTGATGTTCAGGTTCATGTTGCGTCCGGTCTTCCTGCCTTCACCATCGTTGGCTTGCCGGATAAAGCGGTTGGGGAGAGTCGCGAACGCGTGCGCGCTGCGCTTTCTGCGTCTGGCTTGTCACTGCCACCAAAGCGCATAACGATCAATCTGGCACCTGCCGATTTGCCCAAGGAAGGGAGTCATTTCGATTTGCCCATAGCGCTGGGCTTGATGGCTGCGATCGGCGCGATTCCTGCCGATTGTCTTGATGCCTATACGGTTCTGGGTGAATTGTCTCTGGATGGCAGGCTCGCCGCCGTTGTTGGTGCCTTGCCTGCCGCGATTGCCGCCAACGCAGAGGAAAGGGGCTTGATCTGCCCGCTAGAATGCGGTCCGGAGGCGGCTTGGGCTGATCCGGATATGGATATTCTCGCACCTGATAGCCTTATCTCTCTGGCGAACCACTTCAAGGGCAGTCAGGTTTTGTCGCGCCCCAGAGCATCGATTCGGAGCCAAAATGATTTATCCCTCGACCTGAGGGACATCAAGGGGCAGGAAATGGCAAAACGGGCGCTAGAGGTCACGGCAGCCGGTGGTCACAATATGCTCATGGTCGGCCCGCCCGGCTCAGGCAAGTCCATGCTGGCCGCGCGATTGCCGACTATCTTGCCGCCTTTGTCGCCAGCGGAGTTGCTCGATGTATCGATGATTCATTCCATCGCAGGGTTATTGCCCAGTGGGCAATTGTCTGCCGTGCGCCCGTTTCGTAGCCCTCACCATTCCGCCTCCATGGCGGCGATGGTGGGTGGCGGCATGCGCGCCAAGCCAGGCGAGGTCGCTTTGGCCCATAACGGGATTTTGTTTCTTGATGAATTGCCTGAATTCTCGCCGCAAGTGCTCGATAGTTTGCGGCAACCGATTGAAAGCGGCGAAGCGATCATCGCGCGCGCCAATCATCGGGTCACCTATCCGGCGCGGTTCCAGTTGATTGCTGCGATGAATCCATGTCGATGTGGACATGCCGGTGAGCCGGGCTATGTCTGCAAAAGAGGCCCTCGCTGCGCAGCAGATTATCAAGCGCGCATTTCCGGCCCACTGCTGGATCGGTTCGATCTGCGTATTGAAGTCCCGGCCGTTTCCGCTACGGATCTGATGCTGCCCGCCAGCAAGGAAGGATCCGAGGAAGTCGGCGCACGCGTTCGGCAGGCCCGAAAAGTCCAGAAAGAGCGGTATCTTGCCTTGGGGGCGGATAACGTCAACACAAATGCGCAATGCCCGGCGAGCCTGATTGAGCACATTTGCGAACTCAAGGGAGAGGCCAGAACCCTGTTGGCGCATGCCGCCCAGACAATGGCCCTTTCAGCGCGTGGCTATCATCGGGTTCTCAAACTGGCGCGCACCTTGGCAGATCTGGCCGGAAAAGATCAGCCCGGAAGTGAAGAAATTGCCGAAGCGCTTGGCTACAGAGTTGCAACTCCGTCGCTGGTTGTTTGA
- a CDS encoding methylated-DNA--[protein]-cysteine S-methyltransferase, whose product MNEQRLHFCYHDSPIGPLLLQGNKRCLSGLIFPKGNDKAPANASWLEHPDDFSQTRRELDAYFAKRLERFTVPYSLTGSAFQLAVWRALCSIPYGSVTSYGDIAQKVGKPKGAQAVGMANHANPLPIIIPCHRVIGKDGSMVGFGGGLDLKRWLLEHEGITPGPICSAGQLGFDF is encoded by the coding sequence ATGAACGAACAGCGCCTTCACTTTTGTTATCATGACAGCCCAATCGGCCCGCTTCTGTTGCAAGGCAACAAGAGGTGCCTGAGTGGTCTGATATTCCCGAAAGGGAATGACAAGGCACCAGCCAATGCAAGCTGGCTAGAGCATCCCGATGACTTTTCTCAGACCCGACGGGAACTTGATGCCTATTTTGCCAAAAGGTTGGAACGGTTCACCGTACCCTACTCGCTGACAGGATCAGCATTCCAGCTTGCCGTTTGGCGAGCACTCTGCTCAATTCCCTACGGTTCCGTAACCAGCTATGGCGATATCGCGCAGAAAGTGGGTAAACCCAAAGGCGCTCAGGCGGTCGGCATGGCCAACCACGCCAATCCGCTGCCGATTATCATCCCCTGCCACCGCGTGATTGGCAAAGATGGTTCGATGGTTGGCTTCGGAGGAGGACTGGACTTGAAGCGCTGGCTGCTTGAACATGAAGGTATTACGCCGGGACCAATCTGTAGCGCCGGCCAGCTCGGATTTGATTTTTAA
- a CDS encoding isoprenylcysteine carboxylmethyltransferase family protein, with protein MTKTDDDSVRTDAVKLQSPGIRLAIPPLIFVLCGGSALALEWFFFRSVGPLSALGIPVMALVILGFLVGWAGFAFMGWGFFKFKAVGTTTTLKDSASELVSNGAFRYSRNPMYVGFVALLLGGAIMFDSVPFIVATVIMFVYLDHYIIVREERYLSEEFGESYRAYCQSVRRWL; from the coding sequence ATGACCAAAACCGATGATGACTCTGTGAGAACCGATGCGGTCAAACTCCAGTCTCCGGGGATTCGTCTTGCCATACCGCCATTGATCTTTGTCCTGTGTGGTGGCAGTGCATTGGCGCTGGAGTGGTTTTTCTTTCGCTCTGTCGGGCCGCTATCAGCGCTTGGAATTCCCGTCATGGCGCTTGTCATTTTGGGCTTTCTGGTCGGCTGGGCGGGCTTTGCCTTTATGGGTTGGGGCTTTTTCAAGTTCAAGGCGGTTGGAACCACAACCACATTGAAGGATTCTGCCTCTGAGCTGGTCAGCAATGGCGCCTTCCGTTATAGCCGCAATCCCATGTATGTGGGCTTTGTTGCCCTGCTGCTAGGTGGCGCGATTATGTTTGACAGCGTGCCCTTCATTGTCGCGACTGTGATCATGTTTGTTTATCTCGACCACTATATCATCGTGCGCGAAGAGCGTTATCTGTCAGAGGAATTCGGTGAAAGCTATCGGGCCTATTGCCAATCTGTTCGTCGTTGGCTCTGA
- a CDS encoding cytochrome c peroxidase has translation MSQLVSLRIMALCVSLSTLAITASRAEDLPTLPSDKATLEGLGAALFFDENLSKNRNQACATCHSPDAGFADPRPNGLDGAPGRAASLGDDDRSIGDRNAPTASYASFSPEFHINKEGLYVGGQFHDGREPDLEGQAGGPPLNPIEMGMPDKASVVERLKENEEYLNGFKLLYGEDIFDEPDRAYRAMTEAIAAFERTDFFSPFDSKYDRYLRGEAEFTNEEELGRTLFFSQQFTNCNLCHQLQPRPGMKKETFSNYQYFNIGVPVNTALRAQNGKGETFIDHGLLDNGAVDGQAEDGKYKTSTLRNVAVTGPYMHNGVFNDLETVIRFYNKYNSRAKKARINPETGMPWGAPEVDGTIDMEKLSEGPALDERRIKALVAFLKTLTDQRYEHLLD, from the coding sequence ATGTCCCAGCTGGTATCACTGCGGATAATGGCCCTGTGTGTCTCCCTGTCCACGTTGGCTATCACCGCATCTCGTGCTGAAGATCTTCCCACCTTGCCTTCCGACAAGGCAACGCTAGAAGGTCTTGGTGCCGCATTGTTCTTTGACGAGAATCTCTCCAAGAATCGCAATCAGGCTTGCGCCACCTGTCATTCTCCGGACGCGGGCTTTGCTGACCCGCGGCCTAACGGGCTTGATGGGGCGCCAGGACGCGCCGCATCACTGGGGGATGATGATCGTTCAATCGGTGACCGCAATGCGCCAACCGCCAGCTATGCGTCTTTCAGCCCTGAATTTCATATCAACAAGGAAGGCCTTTACGTCGGTGGCCAGTTCCACGATGGGCGCGAGCCGGATCTGGAAGGGCAGGCGGGCGGACCTCCTCTCAACCCGATTGAAATGGGCATGCCGGACAAGGCCTCCGTGGTCGAGCGCCTTAAAGAGAACGAGGAATATCTGAACGGCTTCAAGCTGCTCTATGGCGAAGATATTTTCGACGAACCCGATCGGGCCTATCGCGCGATGACCGAAGCGATTGCCGCGTTTGAACGCACCGACTTCTTCAGTCCTTTTGATTCGAAATATGATCGCTATTTGCGTGGCGAAGCCGAATTTACCAACGAGGAAGAACTGGGGCGAACGCTGTTTTTCTCCCAACAATTCACCAACTGCAATCTTTGCCATCAGCTTCAGCCGCGCCCGGGCATGAAGAAAGAAACCTTCAGCAACTACCAGTATTTCAACATTGGTGTGCCGGTAAACACGGCCTTGCGGGCGCAAAATGGCAAGGGAGAGACGTTTATCGATCACGGCCTTCTGGACAATGGCGCAGTTGATGGACAGGCAGAAGACGGAAAATACAAGACCAGCACCTTGCGTAATGTGGCTGTTACCGGTCCCTATATGCATAACGGCGTGTTCAATGATCTGGAAACGGTGATCCGCTTCTATAACAAATACAATTCGCGGGCCAAGAAGGCCCGGATCAATCCCGAAACTGGCATGCCTTGGGGCGCGCCGGAAGTGGATGGAACGATCGACATGGAAAAGCTGAGCGAGGGCCCGGCATTGGATGAACGCCGGATCAAGGCTCTCGTGGCCTTTTTGAAAACCCTGACGGATCAACGCTATGAACATCTTTTGGACTAG
- the gshB gene encoding glutathione synthase has product MAQSRTLKVAFQMDHIKSIKITGDSTFAMMLEAQKRGHEIYHYTVDTMAMEDGEVFASVEPVEVRDEDGNHFTLGKAVRTNLAEFDVIHMRQDPPFDLNYISATHMLERIHPKTLVVNDPTNVRNAPEKIFVTRFPDLMPPTIITRSEDELRAFKEKHGEIVMKPLYGHGGAAVFRLGEHDQNFGSLVALFGDIFREPWVAQKFLPDVKAGDKRILLVDGEAAGAVNRIPAEDDLRSNMVRGGAAAKTELTEREKEICARIGPSLKEMGFILVGIDVIGGYLTEINVTSPTGIRSIQKLSGIDIAAMVWDAIEAKRA; this is encoded by the coding sequence ATGGCTCAGTCCCGTACGCTCAAAGTCGCGTTTCAAATGGATCACATCAAAAGCATCAAGATCACGGGGGATTCCACCTTCGCGATGATGCTGGAAGCGCAAAAGCGCGGACATGAAATCTATCACTACACGGTGGATACCATGGCCATGGAAGATGGTGAGGTCTTTGCTTCTGTTGAGCCGGTCGAGGTTCGAGATGAAGATGGCAACCACTTCACACTGGGCAAAGCGGTTCGTACCAATCTGGCTGAGTTCGATGTCATCCATATGCGTCAGGACCCGCCGTTCGATCTCAATTACATCTCGGCGACCCACATGCTCGAGCGCATTCATCCAAAGACGCTGGTGGTCAACGATCCGACCAACGTGCGCAATGCGCCAGAGAAAATCTTCGTTACCCGCTTTCCTGATCTGATGCCGCCAACCATCATCACCCGCTCGGAAGATGAATTGCGCGCCTTCAAGGAAAAGCACGGCGAAATTGTCATGAAGCCGCTTTATGGCCATGGCGGCGCTGCCGTTTTCCGTCTCGGCGAACATGATCAGAACTTCGGATCATTGGTCGCTCTGTTTGGCGACATTTTCCGCGAGCCATGGGTTGCCCAGAAATTCCTGCCTGACGTGAAAGCCGGTGACAAGCGCATTCTTCTCGTCGACGGCGAAGCCGCTGGCGCGGTCAACCGTATTCCGGCTGAAGATGATCTTCGTTCCAACATGGTACGCGGTGGCGCTGCAGCCAAAACCGAGCTGACCGAGCGCGAAAAGGAAATCTGCGCCCGCATCGGGCCATCGCTGAAGGAAATGGGTTTCATTCTGGTCGGTATTGACGTCATCGGTGGCTATCTTACCGAGATCAATGTGACCTCCCCAACCGGCATTCGGTCTATTCAGAAGCTTTCCGGTATTGATATTGCTGCCATGGTTTGGGACGCAATTGAAGCCAAACGCGCCTGA
- a CDS encoding YraN family protein, with the protein MQQAFPPRPRRKASKDQHRKESYDRGVRSERWAGWIMRAKGYEILKRRYKAQGGEIDLICRKGDLVVFLEVKYRDRMDDALYAITPRNQARIVAAASHYVAHFEDETVSSYRFDIMAFAKGARAVPLWSHLESAFEAF; encoded by the coding sequence ATGCAACAAGCTTTCCCCCCCAGACCCCGACGCAAAGCCAGCAAGGACCAACATCGCAAGGAGAGCTATGACAGGGGTGTCCGCTCTGAACGCTGGGCAGGCTGGATCATGCGGGCCAAGGGATATGAAATCCTGAAGCGACGTTATAAGGCGCAAGGGGGAGAAATCGACCTGATTTGCCGCAAAGGCGATCTCGTTGTCTTTCTGGAGGTCAAATACCGCGACCGGATGGATGATGCGCTTTATGCGATCACGCCGCGCAATCAGGCCCGTATTGTGGCTGCCGCAAGCCACTATGTCGCGCATTTCGAGGATGAAACGGTCTCCAGCTATCGCTTCGATATCATGGCCTTCGCCAAAGGTGCGCGAGCGGTGCCCCTGTGGTCTCATCTGGAATCCGCATTCGAGGCTTTTTAA
- the rsmI gene encoding 16S rRNA (cytidine(1402)-2'-O)-methyltransferase yields the protein MSSIENNDPSEDDYDLLVTESDLDEQDQPDSADGRRRDFFLLGTRHQAPHLPSALYIVATPIGNLKDMTIRAIETLAACDLIACEDTRVSRKLLTHYGIHTRLVTYHEHNADKQRPYLLNALAEGKAVALISDAGTPLLSDPGYKLVADMVAEGHSVVPIPGASAMLSALVASGLPTDQIHFAGFLPQKAGARDRKLADLKDIPGTLVFYESPRRLGAVLPAMTEHLGEEREIVVARELTKKFEEFHRGSLADLAAHYADADAPKGEAVVLVGPLEHQQPDEQDIDAMIRDGLEKGLHIKALSAEIAQKVGAKKNDIYKRAQALKDELASDKKA from the coding sequence ATGAGCAGTATCGAGAACAATGATCCTTCTGAGGATGACTATGATCTGTTGGTTACCGAGAGCGATCTGGACGAACAAGACCAGCCTGATAGTGCCGATGGAAGGCGCAGGGATTTCTTCCTGCTCGGAACCAGGCATCAGGCACCGCATCTGCCTTCAGCGCTTTACATCGTGGCGACGCCGATCGGCAATCTCAAGGATATGACGATCCGTGCAATCGAGACCCTTGCTGCCTGTGATCTGATCGCCTGCGAGGATACGCGCGTTTCCCGCAAGCTGTTGACCCATTATGGTATTCACACGCGCCTTGTCACCTATCACGAACATAATGCAGACAAACAGCGCCCCTACCTTTTGAACGCTTTGGCAGAGGGTAAAGCAGTGGCTCTGATCTCTGATGCGGGCACGCCTCTTCTGTCTGATCCCGGTTACAAACTGGTTGCCGATATGGTTGCTGAAGGCCATAGCGTTGTCCCTATTCCCGGAGCTTCGGCGATGCTTTCTGCTCTGGTGGCCAGTGGCTTGCCCACCGATCAAATCCATTTTGCCGGATTTCTACCCCAAAAGGCAGGAGCGAGAGATCGCAAACTTGCGGATCTCAAGGATATTCCCGGCACACTGGTTTTTTATGAGAGCCCGCGTCGCCTTGGCGCTGTGCTGCCTGCAATGACCGAGCATCTGGGCGAGGAGCGCGAGATTGTCGTTGCAAGGGAACTGACCAAGAAATTCGAAGAGTTTCATCGTGGTTCACTTGCAGACCTAGCCGCACATTATGCCGATGCAGACGCCCCGAAAGGCGAGGCCGTGGTGTTGGTTGGCCCTCTCGAACATCAGCAGCCGGATGAGCAGGACATCGACGCAATGATCAGGGACGGGCTTGAGAAGGGGCTTCATATAAAAGCTCTTTCTGCCGAGATTGCACAAAAGGTCGGCGCCAAAAAGAATGATATCTACAAACGGGCGCAAGCCCTGAAAGACGAATTGGCTTCGGACAAAAAAGCCTGA
- a CDS encoding penicillin-binding protein activator: MLSFFRSSPDAQSHMRRMVGQLVSGAVIGASALLAACNPTTLSGPGFGSSSGMNQPLTIAEPTGEVLGTGSVRVALLAPISASGIFGQTGQALRNAAAMALENYSSADLQVIVKDVGENTNGASQQASNALAEGAQLVIGPLRSDAVKKAGMVLKPAGVPMIAFTTDTGAAAQGVYLINFSPENDVERIISYAASQGKRSIAAIVPQTPYGNIVEAALRQDAARYGMRIMTIESYKSGNKPDPFGLQKAAEQIATVKDQIDTVFIPEAAAAVSTAQLLAGQGIRNKTVTFLGTGQWNQPAIASEPMLAGAWYPAPPRILRNLDGRTIGFDSFANRYAAKYGSQPPRVASLAYDSVILAAALVAQAGERRFAPETLTDPNGFIGFGDGFFRFRKDGTSQRGLAIMEISDGNAKIVDDAPMSAASLPK, encoded by the coding sequence TTGTTAAGTTTCTTTCGCTCATCCCCTGATGCGCAGTCACACATGCGCAGAATGGTTGGCCAACTTGTTTCCGGCGCAGTGATCGGCGCTAGCGCATTGCTTGCTGCCTGCAACCCGACAACCCTGTCCGGCCCCGGATTTGGCTCTTCATCCGGAATGAATCAGCCTTTGACAATCGCCGAACCTACAGGGGAAGTGCTTGGCACGGGTAGCGTACGGGTCGCATTGTTAGCTCCGATTTCTGCATCAGGAATCTTCGGTCAAACAGGTCAGGCCCTTCGCAATGCGGCGGCCATGGCTCTGGAAAATTACAGCTCGGCTGATTTGCAGGTCATCGTCAAAGATGTTGGTGAAAACACAAACGGCGCATCCCAGCAGGCAAGCAATGCGCTGGCCGAAGGGGCTCAGCTGGTGATCGGCCCATTGCGGTCTGATGCGGTCAAGAAAGCTGGCATGGTACTCAAGCCTGCTGGCGTGCCGATGATTGCCTTCACCACAGACACCGGTGCTGCGGCACAAGGGGTGTATCTGATCAACTTTTCGCCGGAAAATGACGTAGAACGAATCATTTCCTACGCAGCTTCGCAAGGAAAGCGCAGCATCGCTGCCATCGTACCACAAACACCTTATGGCAATATCGTGGAAGCTGCCCTGCGTCAGGATGCTGCGCGCTATGGCATGCGCATCATGACCATCGAGAGCTACAAATCCGGCAACAAGCCAGATCCATTCGGGCTGCAAAAAGCGGCGGAACAGATTGCGACTGTTAAAGATCAAATTGATACCGTTTTCATTCCTGAAGCCGCCGCAGCCGTTTCAACTGCACAGCTTCTTGCCGGACAGGGCATCAGGAACAAGACCGTTACCTTCCTTGGTACAGGACAATGGAACCAGCCAGCCATTGCCAGCGAACCCATGCTGGCCGGGGCCTGGTATCCGGCACCGCCTCGCATTTTGCGTAATCTGGATGGACGGACCATCGGTTTTGACAGCTTTGCCAATCGCTATGCTGCAAAATATGGCTCACAGCCACCACGGGTTGCCTCTTTGGCCTATGACAGCGTGATCCTTGCCGCAGCTCTCGTCGCACAGGCTGGCGAACGTCGCTTTGCACCGGAAACCCTGACCGATCCGAACGGGTTTATCGGCTTTGGCGACGGATTCTTCCGATTCAGAAAAGATGGCACCTCACAGCGTGGCCTCGCCATCATGGAGATTTCAGATGGAAACGCCAAGATTGTTGACGACGCTCCCATGTCGGCAGCAAGCCTGCCGAAATAA